In Candidatus Omnitrophota bacterium, a genomic segment contains:
- the hemA gene encoding glutamyl-tRNA reductase, whose protein sequence is MHITCIGLNHKTAPVAAREKLAFTQKQQPEFLRQLRSQGLAEEGVVLSTCNRVELYTLSDPSSSEEIRSRLLSFHELRLEDLGDCLYEHTQAGSVEHLFGVASGLDSMIVGETEILGQVKSAYEAALDSGTTGKVLNQLFQRALNTAKEVRTRTGIGEGTVSVGGAAVHLAEKIFTQLSGKRVVVVGAGAMGQAVLQSLVGRGVRAVVVSNRRLDRARDLAQAHGATAVQLDADLDYLLDPDIAICSTACPVPVIHEN, encoded by the coding sequence ATGCACATTACTTGTATTGGTTTGAACCACAAGACAGCCCCTGTCGCAGCGCGCGAAAAGCTTGCTTTTACGCAAAAGCAGCAGCCGGAATTCTTGCGTCAATTGCGTTCCCAAGGTTTGGCTGAGGAAGGTGTGGTTCTGTCCACCTGCAATCGTGTGGAGCTTTACACGCTGAGCGATCCCAGTTCATCTGAAGAGATTCGAAGCCGTCTTTTGAGTTTCCACGAATTGAGACTCGAGGATTTGGGGGACTGTCTTTACGAACACACCCAGGCGGGGAGTGTGGAACATCTTTTTGGCGTGGCCAGTGGTTTGGACAGTATGATCGTGGGCGAGACCGAGATTCTGGGCCAAGTGAAGAGCGCTTATGAGGCTGCCCTGGATTCCGGTACCACGGGCAAGGTCCTGAACCAGCTTTTTCAGCGCGCCCTGAACACAGCCAAGGAAGTGCGCACGCGAACGGGTATCGGAGAGGGGACGGTGTCGGTGGGCGGCGCGGCTGTCCATTTGGCAGAAAAGATATTTACCCAACTTTCCGGCAAGCGGGTGGTTGTGGTGGGGGCCGGGGCCATGGGGCAGGCGGTTCTGCAAAGCCTGGTGGGCCGTGGGGTCCGGGCTGTGGTGGTTTCCAACCGGCGATTGGATCGCGCGCGCGATTTGGCGCAAGCCCACGGGGCCACTGCTGTGCAGTTGGATGCTGATTTGGATTATTTGTTGGACCCGGATATTGCGATTTGCTCGACAGCTTGTCCGGTTCCCGTTATTCATGAGAACG
- the ccsA gene encoding cytochrome c biogenesis protein CcsA yields MALDSWQTHGLTALLGYSAFLTAALLAFTYLWVVFRLKRKDPDIFQNRTPALETLDRVHSGALLLGWILLTLGLAQGLLLASKNWETWAWGDPKTVAALATWAVYAGALVERFLLGGRRGRVALMSLVGFACLLFTFVGVNYWLPGRHTFF; encoded by the coding sequence ATGGCACTCGATTCCTGGCAGACACACGGTCTGACAGCTCTCCTGGGCTACTCTGCTTTTTTAACAGCCGCTCTTCTGGCTTTCACCTATCTTTGGGTGGTCTTTCGCCTCAAGCGAAAGGATCCGGACATCTTTCAAAATCGGACTCCTGCATTGGAGACCCTGGACCGCGTGCACTCCGGGGCGTTGCTCCTGGGTTGGATCTTGCTGACCTTGGGTTTGGCGCAGGGCTTGTTGCTCGCCTCCAAGAATTGGGAAACCTGGGCCTGGGGGGATCCCAAGACTGTGGCTGCTTTGGCAACCTGGGCTGTATACGCTGGGGCTTTGGTAGAGCGGTTTTTGCTCGGGGGCCGGCGCGGCCGGGTGGCGCTGATGTCCTTGGTGGGATTTGCTTGCTTGCTGTTTACCTTTGTCGGCGTGAACTATTGGCTGCCGGGCCGGCATACTTTTTTCTAA
- a CDS encoding AAA family ATPase — MTIKNESNIPSPEEIQRQLSEFFNQQFRQDKRQPPQEPDSEKVQEGGGKPAEEKKSLRLNLKPKEVKAHLDRFVVHQEEAKRILAIGVCDHYNHVADCADGNAEKGEYAKQNILLLGPTGVGKTYLIRCLAELIGVPLVKADATKFSETGYVGGDVEDLVRELVQKADGDVERARYGMIYLDEVDKIASSSNVLGKDVSGAGVQRNLLKLMEDTEVPLRNPMDVAGQMQALMDLQKGGKKGKTLSTKHILFIVSGAFDGLREIVNKRLNRRQIGFTQDFGEDETALLRKASTADLIEFGFESEFVGRLPVRVACEPLGQEELYQILKNSEGSIVHQHKASFKAYGIDMKMTDGALRKLAERAAEEGTGARGLVTVCEQLFRNFKYELPSSKIKRFVVDELIVEEPDLNLARWLEDPSAAEMPYRQAAVAEFVNQFHKRVGVWLDFDAHALTHLAERSLAEQKEIADLCGEIFADYHYGLKLIAKEGVEVRFPVTEEVLNDPAGTLDTWIRETYAR; from the coding sequence ATGACAATCAAAAACGAATCCAATATTCCGTCCCCCGAAGAAATCCAGCGGCAACTGTCCGAATTCTTCAATCAGCAGTTCAGGCAGGACAAGAGGCAGCCGCCGCAGGAGCCGGACTCCGAAAAGGTTCAGGAAGGCGGGGGCAAGCCCGCTGAAGAAAAGAAGAGTCTCAGACTGAATCTCAAACCCAAAGAGGTCAAGGCGCATTTGGACCGCTTTGTGGTCCACCAGGAGGAGGCCAAGCGCATCCTGGCCATCGGAGTTTGCGATCACTACAACCACGTGGCTGATTGTGCGGACGGCAATGCCGAAAAGGGGGAGTATGCCAAGCAAAATATCCTGCTCCTGGGCCCGACCGGCGTGGGAAAGACCTATTTGATCCGGTGCCTGGCCGAGCTTATCGGTGTTCCTTTGGTCAAGGCCGATGCCACGAAATTCAGCGAGACGGGTTATGTCGGAGGGGACGTGGAGGACCTGGTGCGTGAGCTCGTGCAAAAGGCGGATGGGGACGTGGAGCGTGCCCGCTACGGTATGATCTACCTGGATGAAGTGGATAAGATTGCCTCCTCCTCCAACGTGCTGGGTAAGGACGTCAGCGGCGCGGGCGTGCAGCGCAATCTCCTGAAGCTCATGGAAGACACGGAAGTGCCTTTACGCAATCCCATGGATGTGGCCGGCCAGATGCAAGCGCTCATGGATCTGCAAAAGGGGGGCAAGAAGGGCAAGACCCTCAGTACCAAGCATATTCTGTTTATTGTAAGCGGCGCTTTTGACGGCTTGCGCGAGATCGTGAACAAACGGCTCAACCGCCGCCAGATCGGTTTTACACAGGACTTCGGGGAGGACGAAACCGCCTTGCTGAGAAAGGCCTCTACCGCAGATCTCATTGAATTCGGGTTTGAATCGGAGTTTGTCGGGCGTCTTCCCGTGCGCGTGGCCTGCGAGCCTTTGGGTCAGGAGGAACTCTATCAGATTTTGAAAAACTCCGAAGGTTCGATTGTCCATCAGCACAAGGCCTCGTTTAAGGCTTACGGGATTGATATGAAAATGACGGACGGAGCTCTTCGAAAGCTGGCAGAACGCGCGGCGGAAGAGGGCACCGGAGCCCGCGGACTGGTCACGGTTTGCGAGCAGCTCTTCCGCAATTTCAAGTACGAACTCCCTTCCTCCAAGATCAAGCGCTTTGTGGTTGACGAATTGATTGTGGAGGAACCGGATTTGAATCTGGCCCGTTGGTTGGAGGATCCTTCTGCTGCAGAGATGCCCTACCGCCAGGCGGCAGTGGCCGAATTCGTGAACCAGTTTCATAAGCGCGTTGGAGTTTGGCTGGATTTTGACGCTCATGCGCTTACGCATTTGGCCGAGCGTTCGCTGGCGGAGCAGAAGGAGATTGCGGACCTCTGCGGGGAGATCTTTGCCGACTACCATTATGGCCTCAAGCTGATTGCTAAAGAAGGTGTTGAAGTCCGGTTCCCTGTGACCGAAGAAGTTCTGAACGATCCTGCGGGCACCTTGGATACTTGGATTCGCGAGACTTACGCGAGGTAG
- a CDS encoding patatin-like phospholipase family protein, whose translation MRFPFRVGLCLGGGGARGLAHIGVLKVLEKEGIPIDLIAGTSMGAIIGGAFALHRNTERLEEVALVLAERKELFHIESISTTHDAFEESSAKNKLRRIADVARTLYFYNRQAARSHIMDSTGIEAIIRELVGDYEFKDTQIPFCAVSVDLMTGEEVLLSEGELARALLASASIPGILPPVSYGRRLLIDGGIRGAVPSDVMKKLHADLTIGVNTERWVERRSFKHGIDIVLQADSIKTCELNRVKLEACDIPIQPKLRHVSWAHFSKAEECIRRGEEATQVVLPWLKKLVAQRRRKVLFKRLITLRF comes from the coding sequence ATGAGATTTCCCTTTAGAGTGGGCTTGTGTTTGGGTGGAGGCGGGGCCCGCGGTTTGGCCCATATTGGGGTCCTGAAGGTGCTGGAAAAAGAAGGGATTCCCATTGACCTCATTGCCGGCACCAGCATGGGGGCGATCATCGGCGGCGCCTTTGCGCTGCATCGGAATACGGAGCGATTGGAAGAGGTGGCCTTGGTCTTGGCCGAGCGCAAGGAGCTCTTTCACATTGAATCCATCTCCACAACCCACGACGCATTTGAAGAGAGCTCTGCCAAGAACAAGCTCCGGCGAATTGCGGACGTGGCCCGAACGCTCTATTTCTATAATCGCCAGGCAGCGCGCTCGCATATTATGGACTCCACCGGAATCGAGGCGATTATCCGCGAATTGGTCGGGGACTACGAATTCAAGGACACCCAGATTCCTTTTTGCGCGGTTTCCGTGGACTTAATGACAGGCGAAGAAGTGTTGCTGAGTGAGGGCGAGCTGGCCCGCGCGCTTTTGGCCAGCGCTTCGATCCCCGGTATTTTGCCTCCGGTGAGTTACGGGAGGCGGCTGCTGATTGACGGAGGTATTCGTGGGGCCGTGCCCTCGGATGTTATGAAAAAGCTCCACGCTGATCTGACGATCGGCGTCAACACGGAACGCTGGGTGGAGCGCCGCAGCTTTAAGCACGGTATAGATATTGTGTTGCAGGCGGACAGCATCAAGACCTGCGAGCTCAACCGGGTTAAGCTCGAGGCCTGCGATATCCCGATTCAGCCCAAGTTGCGGCATGTGTCTTGGGCTCATTTCTCCAAGGCAGAGGAATGCATCCGCCGCGGCGAAGAAGCCACTCAAGTGGTGTTACCCTGGCTCAAGAAGCTGGTGGCCCAACGCCGCCGCAAAGTTTTGTTCAAGAGATTGATTACCCTTAGGTTCTAG
- the rlmD gene encoding 23S rRNA (uracil(1939)-C(5))-methyltransferase RlmD: MQNTQTVEPAEELNVRCEHYRACGGCSHQHIPYEDQVREKAQKLTEILAEAGVDVKVTPDLVKTSEDPWRYRNKMEFTFGRSKEGEMVLGMHRKGSYWKIVHIEDCWLVPERVNTLLKAVEAEANESGFPAYNPKSHHGFWRYLILRHSAHYDTVVACVITEYGDQAHTDFVEAMAKRLQDKFDWIRGFWWGVSGKVADVAIPDHLQHLGGPRDLVEKIGPFELRLHPTNFIQPNIRLAEVMYEDIKEFAALTGGETVYDLYCGFGIIAMYLAQNAARVYGLEIDPFNVDLGRQNLERLGMEHVRLQCGKVEDWLKSGVPWDGLGEPDLLVLDPPRAGMHKSVIKFLKRHPPKRMIYVSCNPTSLARDLGALLGPEVGYRMCGIQAYDMFPHTRHVETVVLLER; this comes from the coding sequence ATGCAAAACACTCAGACTGTGGAACCCGCCGAGGAACTCAACGTTCGATGTGAACACTATCGCGCCTGCGGTGGATGCAGTCACCAGCACATCCCCTATGAGGACCAGGTGAGGGAGAAAGCACAGAAGTTGACCGAGATTTTGGCTGAGGCCGGTGTCGACGTTAAAGTGACTCCGGATCTTGTCAAAACTTCAGAGGATCCCTGGCGCTATCGCAATAAAATGGAATTTACTTTCGGCCGATCCAAAGAAGGCGAAATGGTTTTGGGGATGCATCGCAAGGGATCCTACTGGAAGATTGTGCATATTGAAGATTGCTGGTTGGTCCCCGAGCGCGTCAACACCCTGCTCAAGGCGGTGGAGGCCGAAGCAAATGAGAGCGGTTTTCCCGCTTACAATCCCAAGAGTCATCACGGATTCTGGCGCTATTTGATCCTGCGCCACAGCGCGCACTACGACACGGTGGTCGCCTGCGTGATCACCGAGTACGGAGACCAAGCGCACACGGATTTTGTGGAGGCCATGGCGAAGCGCCTTCAGGATAAATTTGATTGGATCCGGGGCTTTTGGTGGGGAGTCAGCGGCAAGGTTGCCGATGTGGCAATTCCGGACCACCTGCAACACCTGGGCGGCCCCAGGGATTTGGTGGAAAAGATCGGGCCTTTTGAACTGCGACTCCATCCGACGAATTTTATCCAGCCCAATATCCGCCTGGCTGAGGTCATGTACGAGGATATCAAGGAATTTGCCGCCTTGACCGGGGGGGAGACAGTCTATGATTTGTACTGCGGTTTTGGCATTATCGCCATGTATTTGGCTCAGAATGCCGCGCGTGTGTACGGTTTAGAGATCGACCCCTTTAATGTGGATTTGGGGCGCCAGAATCTGGAGCGTCTGGGCATGGAGCACGTGCGGTTGCAGTGTGGTAAGGTGGAAGACTGGTTGAAATCCGGGGTGCCTTGGGACGGGCTTGGGGAGCCCGATTTGCTGGTCCTGGATCCTCCGCGCGCGGGGATGCACAAGTCGGTGATCAAGTTTCTTAAACGCCATCCGCCCAAGCGCATGATTTATGTGTCCTGCAATCCCACGAGCCTGGCCCGGGACCTAGGGGCGCTCCTGGGACCGGAAGTGGGTTACCGGATGTGCGGTATCCAGGCTTACGACATGTTCCCCCATACGCGCCACGTGGAGACGGTGGTGTTGTTGGAGAGATAG
- a CDS encoding class I SAM-dependent rRNA methyltransferase, with protein sequence MLKNTPKIKINSKATHRLRTRHPWVWKDEIQLSGSVPESGAVVSVQDSKDRLAGCAFFNPISKIALRFLSFEDENIDEGFWRTRLEAALSRRPLYREEGDLCRLVFSESDGLPGLIVDRYGPVLSVQMLSAGMERLQETILGILQELVEPQAILLRNDSPMRVLEGMGATKEVAFGEPELPLPLQDGDLKLWVDPWQGQKTGTYLDQRENQRRLGALAKGRVLDAFCYQGGFALHCAAGAEEVLALDSSAEALELLTESAALNQMPNVKSLRANVFDWLKNEAKAQSRSFDLVILDPPAFAKKREDVKAATRAYKEINLRGMKLVKPGGLLFTCSCSYNMREDMWKDCLREAAADAGRTVHLVESRTQASDHPISLTFPESHYLKATLLRVE encoded by the coding sequence ATGCTAAAAAATACTCCTAAGATCAAAATCAACTCCAAAGCGACCCACCGTTTACGCACCCGCCACCCCTGGGTCTGGAAAGACGAAATCCAGCTTAGCGGATCCGTGCCCGAATCCGGGGCCGTTGTCTCCGTTCAGGACTCCAAGGACCGTCTGGCCGGCTGTGCCTTCTTTAACCCAATTTCTAAGATCGCGCTGCGTTTCCTGAGTTTTGAGGACGAAAATATCGATGAGGGATTCTGGCGGACCCGGCTCGAGGCCGCCCTGTCCAGGCGTCCCTTATATAGAGAGGAAGGCGACCTGTGCCGTTTGGTCTTTTCCGAGTCCGATGGGCTGCCCGGGCTGATCGTGGACCGCTACGGACCCGTGCTTTCCGTGCAGATGCTCAGCGCGGGCATGGAGCGCCTTCAAGAGACGATCTTGGGGATTTTGCAGGAGCTCGTGGAACCCCAGGCTATTCTCTTGCGAAACGATAGCCCCATGCGCGTCTTGGAGGGCATGGGAGCGACCAAGGAAGTCGCCTTCGGTGAACCGGAGCTCCCCCTGCCCCTGCAGGACGGAGACCTGAAGCTCTGGGTAGACCCCTGGCAAGGCCAGAAGACCGGCACCTACCTAGACCAGAGGGAGAACCAGCGCCGGCTCGGGGCCCTGGCCAAAGGCCGGGTTCTGGATGCGTTTTGCTATCAGGGCGGCTTTGCCCTGCACTGTGCGGCCGGAGCTGAGGAGGTTTTGGCTCTGGATAGCTCGGCCGAGGCCCTGGAGCTGCTCACGGAATCCGCGGCCCTCAATCAGATGCCCAATGTGAAATCCCTTCGCGCCAATGTGTTTGACTGGCTCAAGAACGAAGCCAAGGCTCAGTCCCGGAGCTTTGATCTGGTGATTCTGGACCCCCCGGCCTTTGCCAAAAAACGCGAGGATGTGAAGGCTGCCACGCGCGCCTACAAAGAAATCAACCTGCGCGGCATGAAGCTGGTCAAGCCGGGCGGGCTGCTCTTCACCTGCTCCTGTTCCTACAATATGCGGGAAGATATGTGGAAGGATTGCCTGCGCGAGGCTGCGGCGGACGCGGGCCGCACCGTACACCTGGTGGAAAGCCGCACCCAAGCCTCGGACCATCCGATCTCTCTGACTTTTCCGGAAAGTCATTACTTGAAGGCGACTTTGTTGCGGGTGGAGTAG
- a CDS encoding MoaD/ThiS family protein — MIEIKYDGKIRQIERSRVSVLRLIELLGLLPEAAIVIRNGEIATEDDVLLAGDEVQVIRPISGGSH, encoded by the coding sequence ATGATCGAAATCAAATACGATGGTAAAATCCGACAAATCGAACGCAGCCGGGTCTCGGTGCTGCGCCTCATTGAGCTCCTGGGCCTGCTGCCTGAAGCCGCCATTGTCATTCGAAACGGCGAAATCGCCACAGAGGACGATGTCCTGCTCGCAGGCGACGAAGTGCAGGTGATCCGGCCCATTTCCGGGGGTTCCCATTGA
- a CDS encoding TIGR00269 family protein, which yields MPAHRLSLCKSHYIQWFETYTRRAIDKFEMIQTHEKVMVAVSGGKDSLALWHLLAGLGYETVGFYIELGIPDQGYSSNSQLKAQSFAEKIGQKLVIARVEEEMGAGIPEISKSTYRKTCSVCGLSKRHLMNRAAMDEGVDVLATGHNLDDETASLFGNMINWDIGYLGKQSPVLAENAVGLRKKIKPFCYFTEKQVAMYALLSGIDYLQQDCPHSVTATSLRYKEILNQMEHQSPGMKRRFFDRYLQNQGLFQAEQTQPELRPCARCGMPTSIEVCSYCKTVERAKCHSRESGNPVG from the coding sequence ATGCCCGCCCACCGGCTTAGCCTTTGTAAATCCCACTATATCCAATGGTTTGAAACCTACACGCGCCGCGCCATCGACAAGTTTGAGATGATCCAAACGCACGAGAAAGTCATGGTCGCAGTTTCAGGCGGCAAAGACAGCCTCGCGCTGTGGCATTTATTGGCCGGGCTCGGCTATGAAACCGTGGGCTTCTATATCGAGCTCGGCATCCCCGATCAAGGCTATTCCTCCAATTCCCAACTCAAGGCACAAAGCTTTGCCGAAAAAATCGGACAGAAGCTGGTGATTGCGCGAGTCGAGGAGGAGATGGGGGCCGGTATCCCCGAAATCTCCAAGAGTACCTACCGCAAGACTTGTTCCGTATGCGGGCTTTCCAAGCGCCACCTCATGAATCGCGCAGCCATGGACGAGGGGGTGGATGTACTGGCCACGGGTCATAACCTGGATGACGAAACCGCCTCACTCTTCGGCAATATGATCAACTGGGATATCGGGTATTTAGGAAAGCAAAGCCCTGTGCTGGCTGAGAATGCCGTGGGCCTGCGCAAAAAGATTAAACCCTTTTGTTACTTCACGGAAAAACAAGTGGCCATGTACGCGCTGCTTTCGGGCATCGATTACCTGCAGCAGGACTGTCCCCATTCCGTGACTGCCACCAGCCTGCGCTACAAAGAGATCCTCAATCAGATGGAGCACCAGTCGCCTGGAATGAAGCGGCGTTTTTTTGACCGGTATCTTCAAAATCAGGGACTTTTTCAGGCGGAGCAGACGCAGCCGGAGCTAAGGCCCTGCGCGCGTTGCGGGATGCCGACTTCAATTGAAGTGTGTTCTTATTGCAAGACGGTTGAGCGGGCGAAATGTCATTCCCGCGAAAGCGGGAATCCAGTTGGATAG
- a CDS encoding tRNA (adenine-N1)-methyltransferase, with product MNLLSSTVKESAIQAGDTVLVRTDDDSTYLFQVIPGRKLSTHRGILPHEELVGLEYGAQVSTNVASMLILHPSVEEAMMKVKRRTNIVYPKEAAYICMKNNLRPGKRVLEIGVGSGALNLALVNAVCPGGRVYACDVREDFLELAQENFERSGIEGDVQWVLREREADYEMDPVDAVVLDIPTPWEEVERLKRVLKPGARLASLNPTVNQMEQMAETLRAAGYVMVEGMELLLRPWLPRYGKSRPVQHMSAHTEFLLFAVYAGNIE from the coding sequence GTGAACTTGCTAAGCAGTACAGTTAAGGAATCAGCCATTCAAGCCGGGGACACGGTTCTCGTCCGCACGGACGACGACTCGACCTATTTGTTTCAGGTCATTCCCGGCAGGAAGCTGAGTACTCACCGCGGAATATTGCCGCACGAAGAGCTTGTGGGCCTGGAATACGGCGCGCAGGTCTCAACCAATGTGGCCTCCATGCTGATTCTGCATCCCAGCGTGGAAGAAGCCATGATGAAGGTTAAGCGCCGCACCAATATCGTGTACCCCAAAGAAGCCGCGTATATTTGCATGAAGAATAATTTGCGGCCCGGGAAGCGGGTTTTGGAAATTGGGGTGGGTTCCGGGGCTCTGAACTTGGCTTTGGTCAATGCCGTTTGCCCTGGCGGCAGGGTCTACGCGTGTGATGTGCGCGAGGACTTCCTCGAGCTTGCGCAGGAGAATTTTGAGCGCAGCGGCATTGAAGGGGATGTGCAATGGGTGTTGCGTGAGCGCGAGGCCGACTATGAGATGGATCCTGTGGATGCTGTAGTGCTCGATATCCCCACACCCTGGGAAGAAGTGGAGCGGCTCAAGCGTGTGCTCAAGCCCGGTGCCCGCCTGGCAAGCCTCAACCCGACTGTGAATCAAATGGAACAAATGGCCGAGACCTTGCGCGCCGCAGGCTATGTGATGGTCGAGGGCATGGAGCTCTTGCTGCGCCCTTGGTTGCCTCGCTATGGAAAGTCCCGCCCTGTGCAGCACATGTCTGCGCACACAGAATTTCTTCTCTTTGCGGTATATGCGGGTAATATTGAGTAA
- a CDS encoding response regulator — MKKVLIVDDSELIVTLLRTLFEDEGYDVEVAYDGDEGLKKAGEVSPDLILLDMLLPRMRGDEVCRHLKQGEVTKIIPVIVFTTVDNRDLAEKMLRIGAVDYFVKPFDMSSLIHRVEEVLSNGSQGS; from the coding sequence ATGAAGAAGGTATTGATCGTAGATGACAGTGAGCTGATAGTAACTCTGCTGCGAACCCTGTTCGAAGACGAAGGGTACGATGTCGAGGTTGCCTACGACGGAGACGAGGGGCTCAAGAAAGCAGGCGAGGTCTCACCAGATCTCATTCTCCTGGATATGCTTCTTCCCAGGATGAGAGGGGATGAAGTTTGCCGCCATCTGAAACAGGGCGAAGTGACCAAGATTATTCCTGTAATCGTATTCACTACGGTGGACAATCGAGACCTTGCAGAGAAGATGCTACGAATCGGTGCTGTTGATTATTTTGTGAAGCCGTTTGATATGAGCAGCCTAATCCATCGTGTTGAAGAAGTCCTCAGCAATGGGTCTCAGGGCAGCTAG
- a CDS encoding Hpt domain-containing protein yields the protein MPLDKAKLQLMFQNEAMNRLETLKRDWALLAEDFGNTEALESALGELHTLKGTALMLEAKEIADKCESLELELKPVAKDGPGDVDALLEKARASTIEIEQLVHALNLG from the coding sequence ATGCCATTGGATAAAGCCAAACTTCAACTGATGTTTCAAAATGAGGCTATGAATCGCCTCGAAACTCTTAAGCGGGACTGGGCTCTTTTGGCCGAAGACTTTGGAAATACCGAAGCCCTTGAGAGTGCCTTGGGTGAGCTTCACACGCTTAAGGGTACGGCCTTGATGCTGGAGGCCAAGGAAATTGCCGACAAGTGCGAATCTCTGGAACTGGAACTCAAACCAGTCGCCAAAGATGGTCCCGGAGACGTTGACGCCCTTCTGGAGAAGGCGCGCGCGTCCACCATTGAGATTGAACAGTTGGTCCACGCATTGAATTTGGGATGA
- a CDS encoding protein kinase, with the protein MDENSDPQKEPQDRKDPGDRYSILESISEGGMGIVYRARDNRLDRVIALKRLRPAFASNPAALEVMLREAKSIASLQHPGIVQVFDVDTDDDGCYIAMEYVRGGTLKQKITQQGGLDPEEVLSHAHDICRALDYAHRRGIVHLDIKPSNILMDPSGMPKLVDFGLARFAFAGKDAGGFGGTSSGTLDYMSPEQRRGDEQVDFRSDIYSFGATLYEALTGESPRIIRPEQIQGKLRGVILKCLEENADHRYQDVATLMEEIRRLSAVPGQSISAPGPMVSVNYVPQSAGQPVENSPAQDPAKEAAQCLEAAVRFYRQGRLHDAQRQVRLSLKLHPGETEAKALLARLEEEIKEATTAARRSGQSEFEPSKEAEPDQNVFTAPPLPKELVPEANQEFPPGPLPATPPKGPIKKGRRRGLPPEYGGKKKSGLGKKLILIFAALAVLWVFRAPILANVPGLEGSGRRPSGILREEPALPKVDAVVWKNGQPMALIDGRQVQQGEVINGYLVTRIEGKIVVLQRGETLHQVESPVSLKE; encoded by the coding sequence GTGGACGAGAATTCAGATCCGCAGAAAGAACCGCAGGATCGCAAGGATCCAGGAGACCGTTATTCCATTTTGGAGAGCATCTCTGAGGGAGGGATGGGCATTGTGTATCGCGCCCGGGACAATCGCCTGGACCGCGTCATTGCTCTAAAGCGTTTGCGTCCGGCCTTTGCCTCCAATCCCGCGGCCTTGGAAGTCATGTTGCGCGAGGCCAAGTCCATTGCGAGCCTGCAGCATCCGGGTATTGTGCAGGTCTTTGACGTGGATACGGATGACGACGGGTGTTATATCGCCATGGAGTACGTGCGGGGGGGGACCCTCAAACAGAAGATCACACAGCAAGGCGGTTTGGATCCTGAAGAGGTTCTCTCGCATGCCCACGATATTTGCCGGGCCCTGGACTACGCTCACCGGCGCGGCATTGTGCATTTGGATATCAAACCCAGCAATATTCTGATGGATCCCTCCGGGATGCCCAAACTTGTGGACTTTGGATTGGCGCGCTTTGCCTTTGCGGGCAAGGATGCCGGCGGTTTTGGCGGGACCTCCTCCGGGACTTTGGATTACATGTCACCGGAGCAGAGGCGGGGAGATGAACAAGTCGATTTTCGCAGTGATATCTATTCCTTTGGGGCCACACTCTATGAAGCCCTCACAGGTGAAAGCCCGCGTATTATCCGGCCGGAGCAAATCCAGGGTAAGCTTCGCGGAGTGATTCTGAAGTGTCTTGAAGAGAATGCAGATCACCGGTATCAGGACGTGGCGACTCTCATGGAGGAAATCAGACGTCTGTCTGCAGTTCCCGGACAGAGTATTAGCGCCCCCGGGCCGATGGTTTCAGTGAACTACGTGCCGCAGAGTGCGGGACAGCCGGTTGAAAACTCTCCGGCCCAGGATCCTGCTAAAGAGGCGGCTCAGTGTTTGGAAGCGGCTGTGCGTTTTTACCGGCAGGGGCGTTTGCATGATGCACAGAGACAGGTGCGCTTGTCTCTCAAATTGCACCCTGGTGAAACAGAGGCCAAAGCTTTGCTGGCGCGCTTGGAGGAAGAGATTAAAGAGGCCACCACTGCCGCGCGCCGTTCGGGGCAGAGTGAGTTTGAGCCGAGCAAAGAGGCAGAGCCGGATCAGAATGTATTTACTGCGCCTCCCTTACCCAAGGAATTGGTGCCGGAGGCGAACCAAGAGTTTCCTCCGGGTCCGTTGCCTGCCACGCCTCCGAAGGGGCCTATAAAAAAGGGCCGTCGAAGAGGTTTGCCTCCTGAATACGGAGGCAAGAAGAAGAGCGGCCTGGGCAAGAAACTGATATTGATTTTTGCGGCTTTGGCTGTCTTGTGGGTATTCCGGGCCCCCATTCTGGCAAATGTGCCCGGGTTGGAAGGGAGCGGCCGTCGCCCGTCCGGGATTTTGCGGGAAGAGCCTGCTTTACCCAAGGTGGATGCGGTGGTCTGGAAGAACGGACAACCCATGGCCCTCATTGACGGGCGTCAGGTCCAGCAAGGTGAGGTGATCAACGGGTATTTGGTCACCCGCATCGAAGGAAAGATCGTGGTGTTGCAAAGAGGGGAAACCCTCCACCAAGTGGAGTCCCCCGTGAGTTTAAAGGAGTAA